From the genome of Anopheles moucheti chromosome 3, idAnoMoucSN_F20_07, whole genome shotgun sequence, one region includes:
- the LOC128303507 gene encoding insulin-like growth factor-binding protein complex acid labile subunit translates to MNFNISALLIILALVCGTMAASASRKCPTDCHCDLDQKGRYRTVCNKVEWIIPPLSQFEPDVEVFVISNTRNPINVGPQFQFFNKLEVLRIVNANIQSVGDRSFWGLVRLKTIDISHNNITQLGTENFRGQDNLIELDLSRNRLDNIASGTFGHLKELKTLHLVANSITEFTQRLFLHLAKLKYLDLSHNSIDDLPPEVFKDVQDLKIFKLRGCRLSKINPQIYNILSHLMELDLGYNQIKYLDREEFKDLRHLQKLRLDGNQLSVIVDELFTNQRELSFLDVSRNRLAKIADRAFENLTSLTYLDASYNKLSLIEPACFRPLKNLQTLNISGNLQLDLSEMEDTIQVIKDIAGLMVADMGALPPNLFGAFRRLSALNLSGNHIDNITLQIIEPLNHLAFLDLSRNQLNGIPERYATQLARIADVKLENNPLICDWCHMGPLITQSKKLKRGLPWQEVPRCFLPERLREVRIDGLHQDGVEDCMEVIVDEDHDAASTSHNFLEQAGSVSILAACGLIIFIILAIIVVSTALCLSRHRARYYTHEDKRDTILEKNAETPIITTGSEINFKFPYNERVCTIDEMCIPPPPPPPGKLAPASIERFD, encoded by the exons ATGAATTTCAACATATCTGCACTGCTCATCATACTGGCCCTGGTCTGTGGGACGATGGCAGCCAGTGCTTCCCGGAAGTGTCCTACCGACTGTCACTGTGATCTCGACCAGAAAGGACGCTACCGAACGGTCTGCAACAAAG TGGAATGGATCATCCCACCACTGTCACAATTCGAGCCGGACGTTGAGGTGTTTGTCATCTCGAACACGCGCAACCCAATCAACGTGGGACCACAGTTTCAGTTCTTCAACAAGCTTGAAGTCCTGCGTATCGTGAACGCCAACATACAGTCGGTCGGTGACCGTTCCTTCTGGGGCTTGGTACGGCTGAAGACAATTGATATCTCGCACAACAATATTACCCAGCTCGGGACGGAAAACTTCCGCGGTCAGGACAACCTGATCGAGCTCGACCTATCACGTAACCGGTTGGACAATATCGCGAGCGGAACGTTTGGACATTTGAAG GAACTAAAAACGCTTCATCTAGTAGCTAATTCCATCACCGAATTTACTCAACGGTTGTTCCTGCATCTGGCGAAGTTGAAGTATCTTGATCTGAGCCACAACTCCATCGACGATCTGCCACCGGAAGTGTTCAAAGACGTACAG gatttaaaaatatttaaactacGGGGATGCCGCTTATCGAAAATTAATCCTCAAATTTACAATATTCTTTCCCACTTGATGGAGCTGGATCTGGGATATAATCAG aTCAAATATCTCGACCGGGAAGAATTTAAGGACCTGCGGCATCTGCAAAAATTACGCCTCGACGGTAACCAGCTGTCCGTGATCGTCGATGAATTATTCACGAACCAGCGGGAGCTAAGTTTTCTTG ATGTTTCCCGGAACCGGTtggccaagatcgcggaccGGGCGTTCGAGAACCTGACGAGCCTTACCTATCTGGACGCATCGTACAACAAGCTGTCCCTCATAGAGCCGGCCTGTTTTCGCCCACTGAAGAACCTGCAGACGCTCAACATTAGTGGGAATTTACAGCTGGATCTGAGCGAAATGGAGGACACGATACAG GTGATAAAGGACATCGCCGGGCTGATGGTGGCCGACATGGGTGCGCTTCCACCGAACCTTTTCGGCGCCTTCCGCCGCCTGAGCGCGCTCAATCTGTCTGGAAATCATATCGATAACATCACCCTACAAATCATCGAACCATTGAACCATTTGGCG TTCTTGGATCTGTCCCGGAATCAACTGAACGGCATCCCGGAACGGTACGCCACCCAGCTGGCACGGATCGCCGACGTTAAGCTGGAAAACAACCCTTTGATATGCGACTGGTGTCACATGGGGCCGCTCATCACACAGTCGAAAAAG CTTAAGCGAGGTCTACCCTGGCAGGAAGTTCCCCGGTGCTTTCTACCCGAACGACTTCGCGAGGTGCGCATCGACGGCTTGCATCAGGACGGTGTCGAGGATTGTATGGAGGTGATAGTGGACGAGGATCATGATGCCGCCAGCACGTCGCACAACTTTCTCGAGCAAG CGGGTAGCGTTAGCATACTGGCTGCCTGTGGGCTAATAATATTCATCATCCTCGCCATCATCGTCGTGTCTACGGCACTCTGTCTCTCGAGGCATCGGGCGCGCTACTATACGCACGAGGACAAACGAG ACACAATACTCGAGAAAAATGCGGAAACACCCATCATCACGACGGGCAGCGAGATCAACTTCAAGTTCCCGTACAACGAGCGTGTCTGCACGATCGACGAAATGTGCATCCCGCCCCCACCGCCACCCCCGGGAAAGTTGGCCCCGGCCAGCATCGAACGGTTCGATTAA